In Thermoplasmataceae archaeon, the following proteins share a genomic window:
- a CDS encoding CaiB/BaiF CoA-transferase family protein — MRVIEIGHIVAGPSAGLIFSELGYDVIKIEKPGDGDIARRLTDSSAGAFPFYNRNKRSLAVDLGKPEGKEVFLRLARETDIIIDNLGYGAMDRMHLSYSDLSSINNRIIYMSIKGYAAGPMEKRKSLDFPIEIHSGVAYMTGLTNRPMRVGGSMIDMGAAMFGVIQALDALMEREKTGKGKFIDIGLFETAMFFMGQHIATYQIIHRALKPINEEGFAWAIYDFFDTSDGNQVFIAVTTDAQWKVFCREMNLGICERSDLERNEDRFTKRRDLLALIAERTTKMKKVDLIRLLQANNIAYSELKRPWDLLSDEQAANNLVVEDYLGDRIRVPAIPGGGHIARDPPNIGQDTDELLRELGYSELDMEKLKNIGAVAFAGIIEQKRVHNL; from the coding sequence GTGAGAGTCATTGAGATTGGCCATATAGTCGCTGGCCCATCTGCAGGCCTGATATTTTCAGAGTTGGGGTACGACGTTATAAAAATAGAGAAGCCAGGGGATGGAGATATAGCAAGACGGCTCACAGATTCCAGCGCGGGTGCATTTCCATTCTATAACAGAAACAAAAGAAGCCTTGCGGTGGACCTTGGAAAACCGGAGGGAAAAGAGGTGTTCCTGAGGCTCGCCAGGGAGACTGATATAATAATAGATAATCTGGGATATGGCGCGATGGATAGAATGCACCTTTCCTATAGTGACCTTTCATCCATAAACAACAGGATTATCTATATGTCAATCAAGGGGTATGCTGCAGGGCCAATGGAGAAAAGAAAATCACTTGATTTTCCAATTGAGATTCACAGTGGTGTTGCATACATGACCGGTCTCACAAACAGGCCAATGAGGGTTGGTGGCTCCATGATTGATATGGGGGCGGCCATGTTCGGCGTTATCCAGGCTCTGGACGCTCTTATGGAAAGGGAGAAGACTGGAAAGGGGAAGTTCATCGATATCGGATTGTTCGAGACTGCAATGTTCTTCATGGGGCAGCATATTGCAACATACCAGATCATCCACAGGGCATTGAAACCAATCAATGAGGAGGGATTTGCATGGGCAATATACGACTTCTTCGATACCAGTGATGGAAACCAGGTTTTCATTGCAGTTACAACGGACGCCCAGTGGAAGGTGTTCTGCAGAGAAATGAATCTTGGTATCTGCGAGAGGTCAGACCTGGAAAGAAATGAAGATCGGTTTACAAAAAGGAGAGATCTTCTCGCCCTGATAGCAGAAAGAACTACTAAGATGAAGAAAGTTGATCTAATTCGCCTTCTGCAGGCAAACAACATTGCATATTCTGAGCTAAAAAGGCCTTGGGACCTGCTTTCAGACGAGCAGGCGGCAAATAATCTGGTGGTTGAGGATTACCTGGGAGATCGAATCAGGGTGCCAGCCATTCCTGGGGGTGGACACATCGCAAGGGACCCTCCAAATATAGGGCAGGATACGGATGAATTACTAAGGGAATTGGGGTATTCTGAGCTGGATATGGAAAAATTGAAAAATATTGGGGCAGTTGCTTTTGCAGGTATAATTGAACAAAAGCGAGTTCATAATCTGTGA
- a CDS encoding helix-turn-helix domain-containing protein: MIYGSFSVKSECGLAKVSEALGETVISLYAAPLDGGKNYVFSIVNSRKSEELEPLLLNDFVSYKIHSENGIILLQGIKRGHGLIKAIVDSGAVPSFPLLARGDIEVLNFMSLSDRSPSALEDSLGYGNNLDDFFFDKVGGERLILDVTQKWGVLGTVSLTNAERDLIKAAYKHGFFEWPRMYDLDLMKRDYNLSKPTILYHMRNAERKIMQMIFG, encoded by the coding sequence ATGATCTACGGCAGTTTCAGTGTTAAAAGCGAATGCGGACTGGCAAAAGTTTCTGAAGCACTCGGCGAGACTGTAATATCCCTTTATGCTGCCCCACTCGACGGTGGGAAAAATTACGTTTTTTCCATAGTAAACTCCCGAAAAAGTGAAGAGTTGGAACCGCTTCTTCTGAACGATTTTGTGTCTTATAAAATTCACTCCGAAAACGGAATCATTTTGCTCCAGGGTATAAAACGTGGTCATGGACTAATCAAGGCAATAGTGGACAGTGGAGCGGTACCCTCATTCCCCCTGTTAGCCAGGGGCGATATTGAGGTTCTTAATTTTATGTCCCTGTCTGATAGATCCCCCTCTGCCCTGGAAGATTCGCTGGGATACGGAAACAATTTGGATGATTTTTTCTTCGATAAGGTCGGAGGAGAGAGACTTATTCTCGACGTCACGCAAAAGTGGGGGGTACTTGGCACTGTAAGCCTCACAAATGCGGAGAGGGATCTCATAAAAGCTGCTTACAAACATGGATTTTTCGAATGGCCAAGGATGTACGACCTTGATCTCATGAAACGTGACTATAACCTCTCGAAGCCGACCATTCTATATCACATGAGAAACGCCGAAAGAAAAATAATGCAGATGATATTCGGCTGA
- the aprB gene encoding adenylyl-sulfate reductase subunit beta: protein MPSFVVAAKCKNNGKCEEICPSDIMRVDKELQKGYNIEPDMCWECLSCVKACPEKACEIRPYADVAPLGAEIKADRDETRNSIKWEIKYRDQSIQKSFEFAIRTTPWGAIRLPEPTDDKNNKIDGEELSEEPERLMTGKPLPTRKSGIKGIGGE, encoded by the coding sequence ATGCCGTCTTTCGTGGTTGCTGCAAAATGCAAGAACAATGGAAAATGTGAAGAAATTTGTCCAAGCGATATAATGCGCGTGGATAAGGAACTTCAAAAAGGTTACAACATAGAGCCAGACATGTGCTGGGAATGCCTTTCATGCGTCAAAGCATGCCCAGAGAAAGCTTGTGAGATACGGCCCTACGCCGACGTAGCTCCACTGGGGGCAGAGATAAAGGCTGACAGGGACGAGACAAGGAACAGCATCAAATGGGAGATAAAATACAGAGACCAGAGTATTCAGAAAAGTTTTGAGTTTGCCATCAGGACCACCCCATGGGGTGCTATAAGACTCCCGGAACCTACAGATGATAAAAATAACAAAATCGATGGAGAGGAGCTTTCTGAGGAACCAGAGAGGCTTATGACGGGAAAACCCCTGCCAACAAGAAAATCTGGTATAAAGGGAATAGGGGGCGAGTAA
- the aprA gene encoding adenylyl-sulfate reductase subunit alpha, whose product MQVKQVDSDILIIGGGMAGCGAAYEARYWGKNLKIVIAEKANIDRSGAVAMGLSAINTYIGMRWGEHTPEEFVRYVRGDLMGMIREDLVYDVARHVDSTVHLFEEWGLPIMKDEKTGHYKREGPWQILIHGESYKPIVAEAAKKAATEVYNRIMITHLMMSSTEKNRVAGAVGFDVRDGSFCIFRSKATVVASGGATHIFRPRSVGEGWGRTWYSPWSTGSAYALPIQAGAKMVQMEIRLVPSRFKDGYGPVGAWFLHLKSQATNVYGETYDTNRDKLRAKYGKYADLKPMPTCLRNDLMMDEINEGRGPILMHTEEVLDNREKEEAGWEDFLDMTISQAGIWAAQNIEPKTMPSELVPTEPYIMGSHACNAGTWVSGPSDLAPRDYQWGYNRMTTVTGLFAAGDAAGGAAHKFSSGSFTEGRIAGKSAVKFISDTDARLPEVDKDKIEAYKTEIFQPFETYEIGRQFISKGSVSPYYLYPSMGLKRLEKIMDEYAGGISTLYRANAKGMSRGIMMLNMLKEDLQLLGAEDLHQLQRAWELHHRVVTADAVLQHTLYREETRWPGYYYRSDFPKIDDENWHVFVVSQYDGDQDKWSLQKVPVQTIIGE is encoded by the coding sequence ATGCAAGTAAAACAAGTGGACTCAGACATTCTCATCATAGGGGGCGGAATGGCTGGATGCGGAGCTGCCTATGAGGCAAGGTACTGGGGGAAGAACCTAAAGATTGTTATAGCTGAAAAGGCAAATATTGACAGAAGTGGAGCGGTTGCAATGGGGCTTTCCGCAATAAACACCTACATTGGAATGAGGTGGGGAGAGCATACGCCAGAGGAATTCGTGAGGTACGTCAGGGGAGACCTCATGGGAATGATCAGAGAAGATCTCGTGTACGATGTGGCAAGGCATGTGGATTCAACTGTTCATCTCTTTGAAGAGTGGGGGCTTCCCATAATGAAAGATGAAAAGACAGGGCATTATAAGAGAGAGGGCCCGTGGCAGATTCTAATTCACGGAGAGAGCTATAAACCCATAGTTGCCGAAGCTGCGAAGAAGGCTGCAACAGAGGTATACAACAGGATAATGATCACGCATCTGATGATGTCTTCCACAGAGAAGAACAGGGTTGCTGGAGCGGTTGGGTTCGATGTCAGAGATGGATCTTTCTGCATATTCAGAAGCAAGGCAACGGTAGTAGCATCTGGTGGAGCAACTCATATATTCCGTCCTAGGTCAGTAGGAGAGGGTTGGGGAAGGACATGGTATTCTCCATGGAGTACGGGATCAGCATATGCGCTGCCGATACAGGCAGGTGCAAAGATGGTGCAGATGGAGATCAGGCTTGTGCCGTCTAGATTCAAAGATGGATACGGTCCAGTAGGTGCGTGGTTCCTGCACCTTAAATCCCAGGCCACAAACGTATACGGGGAGACCTACGACACTAATAGGGATAAACTCAGAGCAAAATATGGAAAGTATGCTGATCTTAAGCCCATGCCTACCTGCCTGAGAAACGACCTGATGATGGACGAGATAAACGAAGGAAGAGGGCCAATTCTGATGCACACAGAAGAAGTTCTTGATAATAGGGAAAAGGAGGAAGCCGGGTGGGAAGACTTCCTTGATATGACAATAAGTCAGGCTGGAATATGGGCGGCTCAGAATATAGAACCAAAAACAATGCCCTCCGAGTTGGTTCCGACAGAACCTTACATTATGGGCTCTCATGCGTGCAACGCAGGTACATGGGTAAGTGGGCCTTCCGATCTGGCACCAAGGGATTACCAGTGGGGATACAACAGAATGACAACGGTTACAGGACTTTTTGCCGCAGGCGATGCGGCAGGCGGGGCAGCTCACAAATTCTCATCAGGGTCGTTCACAGAGGGAAGAATAGCCGGGAAATCCGCAGTGAAATTTATAAGCGACACCGACGCTAGGCTGCCTGAAGTCGATAAAGACAAAATAGAGGCCTACAAGACAGAAATTTTCCAGCCATTCGAGACATACGAGATTGGCAGGCAGTTCATCTCCAAAGGATCGGTTTCACCGTATTATCTCTACCCAAGTATGGGGCTGAAGAGGCTTGAGAAGATCATGGACGAGTACGCAGGAGGTATTTCAACCCTTTACAGGGCGAATGCGAAGGGAATGAGTCGGGGGATAATGATGCTGAACATGCTAAAGGAGGACCTGCAGCTCTTGGGTGCAGAGGACCTTCACCAGCTTCAGAGAGCTTGGGAACTTCATCACAGGGTAGTGACTGCTGATGCTGTGTTGCAGCACACGCTGTACCGAGAAGAGACAAGATGGCCCGGATATTATTACAGGTCAGATTTCCCGAAGATAGACGATGAGAACTGGCATGTGTTCGTTGTATCTCAGTACGACGGTGATCAGGACAAATGGTCACTGCAGAAAGTGCCAGTGCAAACCATAATTGGAGAATGA
- the sat gene encoding sulfate adenylyltransferase — MSYIGHNGKPIVERVETANVVSRTADMKRIPVRREIAHEIISLSYGFFTPLSGFMNQDEVDGVLDNMELPDGTLWSIPIVFDMSSQKIKEYGLKEGDSVLLDYMESPMAVFDIESIYKYDTERMAEKTYGTKDAKHPGVKRTRSYEDRFISGRITLINEPVFNEPFRSYWATPKQHIEEFKKKGWKHVVAHQTRNVPHTGHETLMKQAWFAANEDMPIDNLQTGVLVNAIIGEKRVGDYIDEAILLSQDALRKYGYFRDNVHKVTFTLWDMRYAGPREAIFHAILRTNLGCTHHMFGRDHAGVGDFYKPYDAQNLLKQYRDKLSIKPVFLMENWYCPECAEVTNSALCSHDSKAQSFSGTVIRSILTDGVKPTRKVMRPEVFDVVMESAAKYGQGSPFVSEQYLKVRQPVFSLNQMEVIAK, encoded by the coding sequence ATGAGCTATATAGGGCATAATGGAAAACCAATAGTAGAGAGAGTGGAGACCGCAAACGTGGTAAGCAGAACGGCGGATATGAAAAGGATTCCAGTGAGGAGAGAGATAGCCCATGAGATAATTAGCCTTTCATACGGCTTTTTCACTCCCCTGTCTGGTTTCATGAATCAGGATGAAGTCGACGGAGTCCTCGACAACATGGAACTTCCTGACGGGACACTCTGGAGTATCCCCATAGTATTTGATATGTCTTCTCAGAAGATCAAGGAGTACGGTTTGAAAGAGGGGGACAGCGTGCTTCTGGATTACATGGAATCACCAATGGCGGTCTTCGACATTGAAAGTATTTATAAGTACGACACCGAGCGTATGGCTGAAAAGACGTATGGTACAAAGGACGCAAAACATCCTGGGGTGAAGAGAACGAGATCATATGAGGATAGGTTCATAAGTGGCAGAATTACGCTTATTAATGAGCCGGTCTTCAATGAACCATTCAGGAGTTATTGGGCAACTCCAAAACAGCACATTGAGGAATTCAAGAAAAAGGGGTGGAAACATGTGGTCGCACACCAGACAAGAAATGTTCCACACACTGGTCATGAGACGCTCATGAAGCAGGCCTGGTTCGCTGCTAATGAGGATATGCCAATAGATAACCTGCAGACTGGCGTGCTTGTCAATGCAATAATAGGGGAGAAGAGGGTAGGAGACTACATTGATGAGGCAATACTACTTTCACAGGACGCCCTGAGAAAATATGGGTATTTTCGGGATAACGTGCACAAGGTAACGTTTACGCTCTGGGACATGAGATATGCTGGGCCCAGAGAGGCCATATTCCATGCCATATTGAGGACAAATCTTGGCTGCACCCACCATATGTTCGGCAGAGATCACGCGGGAGTAGGTGACTTTTATAAACCATACGATGCACAAAATCTTTTGAAGCAGTACAGGGACAAGCTGTCCATTAAGCCAGTATTCCTCATGGAAAACTGGTACTGTCCGGAATGTGCTGAGGTTACAAACTCTGCACTTTGCAGTCATGACTCAAAGGCACAGAGCTTCAGCGGCACTGTCATAAGAAGCATCCTTACCGATGGAGTCAAGCCTACCAGGAAGGTCATGAGACCAGAAGTATTCGATGTCGTAATGGAAAGCGCTGCAAAATATGGACAAGGGTCTCCATTTGTGTCTGAGCAGTACCTTAAAGTCAGGCAGCCTGTTTTCTCGCTGAATCAGATGGAAGTGATTGCAAAATGA
- a CDS encoding helix-turn-helix domain-containing protein gives MIELRGLKLGQVEAVIEVIREDCAISRALSDANCHTERINIGPNTTVHKISFDGDGLDIKSCLTRRKIKYRNGGVNSLWAEVDSCSTCAFFAKSFAAILGTRSLGNNTVQYRVLLPSMKDLKTLESNLKKEGIDYNSINVYPYVHQELTERQRSILRIAMEHGYFDEDNRTSLTELAERLDMAPSSLSEILRRSMKKVVMFYFDHLP, from the coding sequence ATGATAGAACTCAGGGGACTCAAGCTGGGACAAGTTGAGGCAGTTATAGAAGTGATCAGGGAAGATTGCGCCATTTCCCGGGCATTATCTGATGCCAACTGCCATACTGAGAGAATCAATATAGGACCTAATACAACTGTCCACAAGATATCTTTCGATGGTGACGGCCTTGATATAAAATCATGCCTTACTCGAAGGAAGATTAAGTACAGAAACGGTGGCGTCAATTCTCTGTGGGCAGAGGTCGATAGTTGCTCTACCTGTGCTTTCTTCGCCAAGTCATTTGCCGCGATACTCGGAACCAGAAGCCTTGGCAATAATACAGTTCAGTATCGAGTTCTTTTGCCTTCAATGAAAGACTTAAAAACTCTGGAGTCCAACTTAAAGAAAGAGGGGATAGATTACAACTCAATAAATGTGTATCCGTATGTCCACCAGGAACTGACTGAAAGGCAAAGAAGCATTCTGAGAATCGCCATGGAGCATGGATATTTCGATGAGGATAATAGAACATCTTTGACTGAACTGGCAGAAAGGCTAGATATGGCGCCTTCTTCTTTATCTGAGATCCTGCGGAGAAGCATGAAGAAAGTCGTCATGTTTTACTTCGACCATTTGCCATAA
- a CDS encoding isocitrate/isopropylmalate family dehydrogenase, producing MEIMVLQGDGIGPEIMSSSIKILKVLRENYGLNLNVISYDIGAETVKSGKWTLEKILEEAEKFKAILKAPMGDPRIRNRDGTEAGLDVILGLRFNLGLFANIRPIRLLPGVSSALRGVDTSGSINYTIVRENSEGLYSSHFGGLVLKEGVAVDNQIITRNGTERITRFAFDVALKSSGKPSDRKKEVICVDKSNVLKSFAFFRAIFKEVAKEFQSVETRYMYADAMAQYMILHPGDLNVVVTENMFGDILSDLGAATVGGLGFASSANLSNEKGMFEPVHGSAVDIAGKGIANPTAMILSTLMMIEWLGYKKVSDIVERSLFRLISEGSRTPDMAGSLSTAAFIDRLLKEMEKE from the coding sequence ATGGAGATTATGGTTCTTCAGGGGGACGGGATCGGACCAGAGATAATGAGCAGCTCCATAAAGATACTCAAGGTCCTCAGGGAAAATTATGGCCTGAATCTGAATGTTATTTCCTATGATATTGGGGCAGAGACAGTGAAAAGTGGAAAATGGACGTTAGAAAAGATCTTGGAAGAAGCCGAAAAGTTCAAGGCCATCCTCAAGGCACCCATGGGTGATCCCAGAATCAGGAATAGGGACGGAACTGAGGCGGGCCTGGATGTAATTCTCGGTCTCAGGTTCAATCTTGGGCTCTTTGCGAACATAAGACCGATAAGATTGCTGCCTGGTGTATCCTCAGCTTTACGCGGTGTGGATACTTCCGGCTCAATTAACTATACCATTGTGAGGGAAAACAGTGAAGGATTATATTCAAGTCATTTCGGAGGTCTGGTGCTGAAAGAAGGTGTGGCGGTCGACAACCAGATCATAACGCGAAATGGTACAGAGAGGATCACTAGATTCGCATTTGATGTGGCGCTGAAGAGTTCCGGAAAACCTTCTGACAGAAAGAAAGAAGTCATCTGCGTTGATAAGAGCAACGTACTCAAGTCATTCGCCTTTTTCAGGGCCATTTTCAAAGAAGTAGCAAAGGAATTTCAGTCCGTGGAAACCAGATATATGTACGCCGACGCCATGGCACAGTACATGATCCTTCATCCCGGGGACCTCAATGTTGTGGTCACCGAGAATATGTTCGGCGACATCCTATCGGACCTCGGTGCTGCAACTGTCGGTGGGCTTGGATTTGCTTCTAGTGCAAATTTATCGAATGAAAAAGGAATGTTTGAGCCTGTACACGGAAGCGCTGTTGATATAGCTGGGAAGGGAATCGCCAACCCAACCGCGATGATCCTTTCTACCCTCATGATGATTGAGTGGCTTGGATACAAGAAAGTGAGCGACATTGTAGAACGCTCCCTTTTCAGGTTAATCTCAGAAGGATCTCGTACGCCAGATATGGCTGGCAGCTTGAGCACGGCGGCATTTATAGACCGGCTGCTGAAAGAAATGGAAAAGGAATAA
- a CDS encoding nascent polypeptide-associated complex protein encodes MIPGKMNSREMKRMMAQMGIKSEDMPDVKTVILKGTSKDYVISNAQVMVIEARGEKTFQIMGTMKEVAKSSADREIPSTQYNEDDLKLVTDQTGVSREKAIEALKRANGQPAQAIIDLTGQ; translated from the coding sequence ATGATTCCGGGAAAAATGAATTCCAGAGAAATGAAAAGAATGATGGCACAGATGGGCATAAAATCTGAGGACATGCCTGATGTAAAAACAGTCATACTCAAGGGTACGTCCAAGGATTACGTTATTTCAAACGCTCAGGTAATGGTGATTGAAGCTCGCGGGGAGAAGACTTTCCAGATAATGGGGACAATGAAAGAAGTCGCAAAGTCCAGTGCAGATAGGGAAATACCCTCCACCCAATACAACGAAGATGACCTGAAACTGGTGACTGACCAGACGGGGGTAAGTAGAGAAAAAGCAATTGAAGCACTTAAAAGGGCAAATGGCCAGCCCGCACAGGCTATAATTGACCTGACCGGGCAATGA
- the cca gene encoding CCA tRNA nucleotidyltransferase, with the protein MIDYSSILLRNKPDEGERERIRLIVLEVGKRISEYCRNMGIDADPVLVGSAAKGTNLKSADIDIFVRFSRLYKEREMEKMGVSIGKLIIEDGVEKYAEHPYVTGHYKGFKMDIVPSYRLNPGEKKISSVDRTPLHTEFVLRNLSEGMKDEVILLKLFMKHFGIYGSEVKVSGFSGYVCELLVWKYGSFENVVRKFAELSGRLMVGEVGKNNIPESPVFIVDPVDSSRNAAAALSEESLSTMKVASKLFLFQPNASFFDQKKMIERPKYADRGTAIRVFTLPRPDVVDDTIFPQAVKFRNSLLTLLESGGFHPLSSEIATDGQIQVLIECRNPFSPEIIFKEGPPADSPNVIDFIEKYRCTAERGPYIRGNRIWVEVRALPESIADFVSSHIDELSIGKNLSRLKEGLEIHDPLMDNIRMEVLDRFYSKRII; encoded by the coding sequence ATGATAGATTACTCTTCCATACTTTTGAGGAATAAACCCGATGAAGGGGAGCGCGAAAGGATAAGATTAATTGTCCTTGAGGTGGGCAAAAGGATTTCTGAATACTGCAGAAACATGGGTATTGATGCAGACCCAGTTCTGGTTGGGTCGGCGGCAAAGGGTACTAACCTGAAGTCAGCGGACATTGACATTTTCGTAAGATTCTCAAGGCTATACAAGGAACGCGAAATGGAAAAAATGGGGGTTTCCATAGGGAAGCTCATAATTGAGGACGGGGTGGAAAAGTACGCCGAGCATCCGTACGTCACCGGTCACTATAAAGGATTCAAAATGGACATTGTGCCAAGTTACAGGTTGAACCCGGGAGAGAAGAAAATAAGTTCCGTAGATCGAACCCCCCTTCATACAGAATTCGTCTTGAGAAATCTGTCTGAAGGCATGAAGGATGAAGTCATCCTTCTCAAGCTGTTCATGAAGCACTTTGGAATATACGGTTCTGAAGTAAAGGTATCAGGTTTCTCAGGTTATGTCTGTGAACTCCTAGTATGGAAATATGGCTCCTTTGAGAATGTAGTCAGGAAATTTGCTGAACTCTCTGGGAGGCTTATGGTGGGCGAAGTCGGAAAGAATAATATCCCGGAGTCTCCAGTTTTTATCGTCGATCCCGTTGACAGTAGCAGGAACGCTGCGGCAGCATTGAGCGAAGAAAGTCTGTCAACAATGAAGGTAGCGTCAAAACTTTTCCTGTTCCAACCAAACGCCTCATTTTTTGATCAGAAGAAAATGATTGAGAGGCCGAAGTATGCTGATCGTGGCACAGCCATCAGGGTATTTACCCTTCCAAGGCCAGATGTGGTGGACGATACCATATTTCCGCAGGCAGTCAAGTTCAGAAATTCACTACTGACCCTGCTCGAATCAGGCGGTTTTCATCCTCTCTCTTCCGAGATCGCTACTGACGGCCAGATACAGGTTCTGATTGAATGCAGGAATCCTTTTAGTCCGGAAATAATTTTCAAGGAGGGCCCTCCCGCAGATTCTCCAAACGTTATTGATTTTATCGAGAAATATAGATGCACGGCGGAACGTGGTCCATACATCAGGGGAAACAGGATATGGGTTGAGGTCAGAGCACTTCCAGAAAGCATAGCCGACTTCGTTAGTAGTCACATTGACGAACTCTCTATCGGGAAGAACCTTTCCCGCTTAAAAGAAGGGCTAGAAATACATGATCCATTAATGGATAACATTAGGATGGAAGTATTAGACAGGTTCTATTCTAAAAGGATAATATAG
- a CDS encoding MoaD/ThiS family protein yields the protein MIRIVGRNRETYPIQGQTTVGELASQLRITESAYITLKNGVPVTSDEPVSTEDDIVFMEVFSGG from the coding sequence ATGATAAGGATAGTAGGAAGAAACAGGGAAACTTATCCTATACAGGGACAGACCACGGTAGGAGAACTGGCTTCGCAGCTGCGTATTACAGAAAGCGCTTACATAACCCTAAAAAATGGAGTTCCTGTAACTTCCGATGAACCGGTTTCAACCGAGGACGATATTGTATTCATGGAAGTTTTTTCCGGCGGATAA
- a CDS encoding ferredoxin family protein translates to MVKVETLDYKPKPIQENFMDDTKDYPITGKHHDHEVRGEGIKRTDADGKPMPISLGIHGTKVAVDWDACVADGACMDVCPVSLYEWELNPGQMGTGNDKDISKDKSLFAKYRTDKCDPVRESECIFCMACESVCPTRAIKITP, encoded by the coding sequence TTGGTAAAAGTTGAAACACTTGACTACAAGCCGAAACCAATACAAGAAAATTTTATGGATGATACCAAGGATTACCCCATAACTGGCAAACACCATGATCACGAGGTAAGAGGAGAGGGAATAAAGAGAACCGATGCTGATGGAAAACCCATGCCCATAAGCTTGGGTATACACGGCACAAAGGTTGCTGTCGACTGGGATGCTTGTGTTGCGGACGGGGCATGCATGGATGTCTGCCCGGTAAGTCTGTACGAGTGGGAGCTTAACCCCGGCCAGATGGGAACAGGAAATGACAAAGACATATCAAAGGATAAGTCCCTCTTTGCGAAATACAGAACCGACAAATGTGACCCGGTGAGGGAGAGCGAGTGCATATTCTGCATGGCTTGCGAGAGCGTCTGCCCAACCAGAGCCATAAAGATAACTCCATAA
- the purM gene encoding phosphoribosylformylglycinamidine cyclo-ligase, whose product MPTVKSGIIDRKQQGEFVSSLIRQLKFKREDFRTVGSIGGFTALIDLGNFAVSFNNDGVGTKVLIAEETGRWDTMGIDCIAMNVNDAITVGAEPIAMVDYIALNEANSEVARQIGTGFNVGAQISNITIVGGETSIVPDLVKGIDISGAVLGIVQKSQIVNGENIKPGDLIFSLQSSGLHSNGFTTVRHILGENSISMDEQFPGDNKKTADVLLEPTRIYVREILDILNIVNIHGMANITGGGFKNLPRMKDMHYVIEDPVDPPNVFKQLMSLGGLSYDKMYETFNMGTGYVVIIDPESRLDFINTLKSRVSIKEIGHVEAGTGISIPKFSVELAEYY is encoded by the coding sequence ATGCCCACAGTCAAGAGTGGAATAATCGACAGAAAGCAGCAGGGAGAGTTTGTGAGCTCCCTTATCAGACAATTAAAGTTCAAGAGAGAGGACTTCAGAACCGTAGGAAGCATCGGTGGTTTCACAGCTCTGATCGACCTCGGAAATTTTGCAGTTTCGTTCAACAACGACGGAGTAGGGACCAAGGTCCTGATTGCTGAAGAGACAGGAAGATGGGATACAATGGGTATAGATTGCATTGCTATGAACGTAAATGATGCAATAACCGTAGGGGCAGAACCCATTGCCATGGTAGACTACATTGCACTTAATGAGGCCAACAGTGAGGTCGCAAGACAGATCGGTACTGGCTTCAACGTGGGGGCGCAGATATCGAACATCACGATAGTCGGTGGGGAAACCTCCATCGTGCCAGATCTCGTCAAGGGCATTGATATCTCTGGTGCGGTTCTTGGAATAGTGCAAAAGAGCCAGATTGTGAACGGTGAGAATATAAAGCCTGGTGACCTGATCTTTTCCCTGCAAAGCAGTGGTTTGCACTCCAATGGATTTACCACCGTCAGGCATATTCTTGGAGAGAATTCAATTAGCATGGATGAACAGTTTCCTGGGGATAATAAGAAGACTGCTGATGTTCTGCTTGAGCCAACAAGGATTTATGTAAGAGAGATCCTTGACATTCTGAATATTGTTAACATTCACGGAATGGCAAACATAACCGGCGGTGGATTCAAGAATCTACCGAGGATGAAGGATATGCACTATGTCATAGAAGACCCGGTTGATCCACCAAACGTCTTCAAGCAACTCATGTCACTCGGCGGTCTCAGTTACGACAAGATGTACGAAACCTTCAACATGGGTACAGGGTATGTGGTTATAATCGATCCGGAGAGCAGGCTTGACTTTATTAATACCCTGAAAAGCAGGGTTTCCATAAAAGAAATTGGTCACGTGGAAGCAGGAACGGGAATCAGTATTCCAAAATTCTCGGTTGAACTTGCCGAGTATTACTGA